TAGATCGCTCAACATAAAACACCCCAGTATGTCTGCAGGTTCTTgtttaaaaagctgtttcttgTGACATTCTAAGAAAAATTAGTAAAAGCATGTTTCCctaacatcaatgggggacctttctgtgtggattttctctccgtgcatgcgtgggttctctccgggatctccggcttcctcccacggtccaaaaacatgcttcattggtttattggcaactctaaattgtccataggtgtgagagtgaattgGTGTGTgaacattctaccctgcaacggactccggcagccccgtgaccccaaaagagacTAAACGGAataggaaatgaaagaaaatgaaagttaaaatcCAAATGAAACATCTTCAAATAAGTCAAATGGTTTGGGGTCATTGCAGGATAACGTTAGAAGTCTTTCCTATTGGTGGAAAAAAGTCTCACTTGGAAATTTACTGGCCCCACCAGTGGGGCAGCCCCTTCAAATTCATGCTGTAGAAATCACATACATATTCATTGACAAGTATattgcaaaaacatttacatgacCCTGTAAAGTAAGGTTCAGGGACTGGGTATTCTGCAAGCAGAAAACCCTCACAACTGACtcagtttttattaattattttcccaatttgtaaatttgtttgaataaaagtgtcttGCAAGGATGGTTGTTGCAATTCCAACCTTCACCTGTGGGGGCGGTAGATGTACCAAGAGACattcaaaaatgactgaaaaagaaGCCGTATTAAATCAGAGGCATCGCTGCTGTTGGAAGAAATCCCCCCTCATAATAGGTTAATTTACTATCAATTCAAATAGAACAAAAGGcgtaaatctgatttttttcgaCATCAAGCAGATAAAACTATTCTAAAAGttctgttgttattttttttagctttgttcAGCAAATTATTGGACATCCAAATTATTTCAAATATGTTGTTGGTTTTCTTCACACTTCTGAAGGAAAAGTGTTGTAGTCCTCGATATACAatattatataaatatacgactgtacttttttttactgatagTCTGGAAAATTTCTAGGCCCATAATTACAGGGGATCAAGGCCAAACCTGTCTGAAAAAGGGCAGGTTAAAACAAGCAGGATGACATGATGAGCCAGAGCCTTGGAGTGAGACAGTGGGAAAGTGCACTCTAAGaactgttgacattttttaggAGTTTGAATTTTACACTACAGGAGCACATAGGTGTATAGATTTGTATAAATCACACCTGTGTTTCTGATAACAATGTGTTGTTAAAACTTCCAAATTTTTGTTATCTTTCTTAGTATgatatcagatttttttcctgcacAAATACAATCGGTTATGTACATCTGCAATTAGAGTGAGGTTCcaatacttttttattctttttatcaaacagaaacagCATCCCAAATCCAAaacattgtatttattttttgcaaagcgGAAAATTGCAAGGTTTTTCTTTGACATGGATTGTTTTTATACCTCTTTATAATATAAGTAAGCAGAAGtcaaattattttacaaatggATTCATGAGTAAAACCTGGACTCTCAGATTGTAGATCAcccatgcaaaaaaaatgtttattactgGAAACCTGTGGTTGAATTTAGGACTTCCACAAACTCCAATATGATCAAACTTTTGGGTTCTGTTATGACCAAGGTAAAGGCTGTTCCATTATAGAGGAAGAGATATTGTGAAAGAGGCATCATCTCATAGAGGAACAGCAAAGGCAGCaatttaaatgtacaaaaaccTTTGTAATTTTTACACAGTCTCTAatcttcaatttctttttatgtttcttcCTAGTTGTATTATATTTAAtattaatgttttcaaaaatatctAGGCTATGCATTTGCATGTAAAAGCTTTGAGTTGATGAGTCTAAACTTCCACAGAGTTCAGAGACAACTAATCGGTGCCAAAGTTCCAAAGAGGTTCAGCTGCAGAAGTACTGCAACATGCATACTTTGCCCGTTTGAACAGGAGGCCATTATAAACCAACATTTAAACGTCGTgccaaacaatgtttttatttcatcattATCAGATCTCacttataaaaagaaaaatgcattgtGACAAACTCTGTGGAGTAACAGCTTGTTGTTGCAGAATCCTGGAAATACAGTTGCATCACGGGAAAATGCAATTACAGTGTTGGGTTTAGAGCCATTTGTTTTGCTTGtaaaattaaatgcatttttagatCAATATTTCCTTACTGTTATTTAAAAGACACGTATATGTCtacatttttgagcttttaatgcTCTGGACCTAATTTAATTTTCAGTCAAGAGTTTCCATCAGACTTTTCCATCAGATGAATTTGGTTAATACTGTAAATGAAGTAAATTTAACTCAACACCCAAACAAAGTGAAACCTAAATTGTCTGACTTCAAATCAAATGTGAGTCAGttataaaataatctttttatctGAAAGGTGAACCAGAACATTGTATTTTGTCAGCTTATTGAACTGAGTTTGCTATTTGTCtcaattttcaacagttcagcttTTCCCTTTAGGTTTTTTCTACAATGAAAGGTGGTACTGTTACAGAAAAAAGCACCAggtggcagcagaaatgaaaaaccttttaagACTGAAGCTGAATGATGGGAATTACATGAGGATCCATATGCATTATCATTGTTTTGGAGCCTAGCAAAGAGgtattttgaaatgttaaaaaaaaattgaatttggtTACAGGGAAGattggtttttcattttcattgcaTCAATCGATAGACACGACAACAAAAAAGCCTTTCCTGACAGTCTTTTCAAGCATATTTTaagttaaaagacaaaaatcattAACATAGAAAAACTTAGAACTCTGTGTAACTCCGTAACTAACGCCAACAGCTAAATCCTTTTGctgttctttttccttttttgtgtctagcttcttaaaattactttaaatgcATCTAGCAAAATAACCCTGTTGTATTTGTACCTATAGCAAACATTATGGCATCTGTGCCTAAAAGATCTGTTAAACTTCATAATCAGTGCATCTCgcggttttttggtttttgtttaattcCTTATAAATTGATTTTATAAATCAGGATTTGTTTTTTGGATTGAATAAtgatattttagataactgatctgcatttgctatgttgatttctaaaatagttatgtctattttacacaataattaagtaattcatctttgttatgtgctttattgatacctaaggattcttatttctgtctgataaaagttatgaaccggataatgataaatcatataataaaaatggtttcggtagaacaggggtggcattatataagtttgcttccttccactccttttcaagcaatctttaattttatgtctaattatcttaagtttgatacgtctttgtataAATGtgtaactgctgattgtattgtttttgtgtattattcttactTGTTTGCTtataataaaccatttcaaactattttaaataaatttagggCTCATTcaacattttacagtttttctcagtcgctttagtacaattctcagatcagaatgaaattcccaaaactaattgttcaatcttcacatcatgatgtcacttgtgcacatcatattagcagtttctcacttctttgaacaagttgcaattgctttggtacatccatgcaaatgattatgtacaattctctgctctttgctacattatcaattgtttatgtcatgttgatcaaaatgtattatatagttcactgtgcaatagtcttactcctcaaaacaactagtcattagttcatcgtataagtcattaactgcaaaatggttgaccaagttgtcatattgtgacaaacatatttctataCATCTCCATTatatgtttttgtctaaatcacAGCAGACGCCTGCAGAGGCTGGATAAGACACTCTAAAAGATTCTTTCcacgctgcattgcaagagaggatatttgctgtgatgtggatgagaatttgtggcctaacatacaggaacgacaagaggtgtaggaagaccacatcaattcctactgcactgcctgtactgttgtacagaatattgtcctatcttttttttccctttgtgttactgtttgcagtgggttttttctatgttggtatgacatggtctgtcaacaaattacaatatgaacaataaaagtgtaaatgggaatcttgtccagtctcttgcaatcaaacaaaaaaggtgtaacttacaatttacaataattgtcatcaaaactttagccatagtttacatcacaacctccctctaaagtacacagttatattgacaacatgactaagtcatttgactgtcttgttcgtggacaatgacacaaggacttgacattctgatggcactgacatgttcaatgacataaagacttagttttgagagatgacctcaagattttgagcaagttacaggcttttgcaagaaatccatagtgttttgctgtttgtacaaattgttttgagaaaggCATACATAAaattgcaaacttcaattctgatctgagaattgtactaaagcgactgagaaaaactgtattagCATATCTATTTAttgttgacattttgttttgatatAACAATTATGGCTTTATATccacattttacatttgaatgaaaTTTTTTGTGCAATCTGTAGCCTTGTGTCAAAAGCATGTATCGGTGTGCCCCTGTTTtcaatgcttgaaataattTGATTTGCAAACATATTAGACTCACTTTTAGATACACTGgccagaaatgtcaaaaaaacatttgtaaacgtAGTGTTGTTGAGAAATAAGAGAAATACAAATTAAACCAAGTCAGTGAGCTTGGAGTGGACGTTCACTATGGCTTCAGCCATGGTGAGGAACTCAACCCAGTTCTGGAAGAAACCCCGTGAATGCTCTCCTGAGTGGATCCTGAGCCCCAGCACGCCTCTCTGGTCCTTCTTGCTTCTGAGAGCCTGCTGAACTTCCCGCTCTGTCACATTGAAGCTGATGTTTAGAATCTGGGCCAGCAGCAGGTAAAGCAGTCCACCTGTGATGATGCTGCTGTACCAGGAACAGGTGAAGCAAAGCGCTGTGCTGCAAAGACggaaaagatgtaataaaataacGTGAATTTCCAAATACATGTAAGATCTGgactttatgtttttgtactgtGTAGTTAACCGGTTTAATAATTACCTCTGTAGAACCAAATTAttatcaaataaaacaatacagaaCAAGTCTGATTTCTGCTggttaaaaatattcaaaatgaaaaatgagagGATAGAGGATGACCTGCAAAGCTCCTGTAAAGAACCAACCTGGACTGACTGTAGACGCCGGGACAGTAAAAAAGAGCCGTCATCAGATACTGTCTGGGGCAGAGGCTGCGGAGCACCAGGCTGATCCCGTACACAGCagtcaacacaaacacacaaagggtCAGCAGGAAACTGCGGTGATTCGCTTGTCCAACACAGCTGTTTATCCTGCAGCACctcaacacacacagacacacatgagcAGAAGCACAACTTCATCTGCAACTTCTTTGTttgcacaaaaatgcatgtgcaagagttattttttatttagggtTATATACTATATTTAACACCCTTACTGCACATACtgattgtttttgtatttcaattttaacttttaactcATCTTAATGTCTTAAACATTGTTGTGCCCACGTTAAGGTTACATTTATAATTCTTAAACTAAAGTTTGTGCTGACTCAGtattttattgtgtgtttttagtgcAAAGTTGGAGCAAAAGTGATGACAAAAGCTGAATGAAACAGAAGGCTTCTGTGCACGAATTTATTGGGtccacaaaaaaactaaagctgatgataaaatggcaaacaaaaagggaagaCAGAATGGAAGATGGAAGGCAATAATGATGGACTGAAAGTATTTGGTGAATGTTAGTTTCCtggtttgtaaaataaaaaataaataaagatttgatttCCGTTTTCACACAGCTTAAGGTGTTTCACATCAGACCCACCAGATGCAGTGGTGGTCCAGACGCAGCACACATGCcccgcagctcctgcagtgtCCCGCACGCGGGGGCCGTATTATTTTGCACACAGGACACAAACTCCATTTTGTTGAGGGGGCTTCTTCCTTCTTTAGGAGTTCTGACGAGGTCATTGAACATGAGGCTGCTGGTTGCAGACATTTTTCCAGGTATGTGAAATCCTCCTTAATGTTCTTCTTGCGGTTGCTTGCCTCATAGAGGGAAGCAGTCACAAATCCTGGACCTCTCTTGGTGTGAATCAGAGAAACTATTGTCAGAATCATTCCAGCGGTAACAACGCACACCTGCAGCTGGCTGACATCTCCACGAGGCAAAATCTCTGTGATGAAGAGGTAGTACAAGTAGCCCAAAGAGTAGAGTGCAAGAGTGAGGAAGAAGATGGTACGTCTCTTCTTTCGGTGTGTGGCGTAGTAGTACCACAGCACCAGGCCCGGCAGAGCTGTGAGGATGGTGATGCCCAGCAGGAAGTGCAGTGCTGCGATTCTCAGCAGGAGTGGCAGGAGCAGGAGCGCTGGGATCATGGAGATCTCCAGGTTGTCAATCACTGCCCCAAACACCGGAGACTGAAAGCCACTTGTGTGTGATTTCTTTTTCAGCCACCTgtagaaaggtaaaaaaaaaaaagaaatttgttttttaatagtagctcaatttttcttttcatttgattttcttGTGTTTAAGTTATACTGATAAATGATTACATATTTGCAGTTTTAGAAAGAAACTTTGTACAATTTCATATTCAAAATATGCGCTATCAGTTTAGAAGTAGTAATTTATTGTCCCTTTTTATGTGCAAACTAAGGTAACAGAATGTACAACATTAtattattaaatgtattaaactgACGGTAGAGTTCCTTTTGTCATCGAATTAACAAATTCTAACCCATTTCATAATGGAAGAATAAAAATATGCAATTATTTCAACATTATTTGTTCCTCTTTTGGGGTTTTACACAGATAGAATTTTGATAAGTCATGTTTTagtcttctttctctctttgcacgattgtttaaaaatcttttctaaAAGGGGTTTTGTGTATaactaaaagttttttgtttgtgttagttatggtcttttttattttttattcttcatcCAGTATAGACAGCAAAAGCAAAAGACACTGATTTAGTTTTTAGCTGGAGCTTCATATTTCAGTGTTTCTAGGAACATTGTTCCTAGAAAGCAAGtttgatcttttaaaaaacCTTGAAGGTTTTCCTGCATGACTCTAGTGATGTTTTGCTTTTCATATCTAAGGTCATGTGCAACTTCAGTTTATATTTAACTTGAACACTCCCTCAATGTGAATCATGTGAAGCAGCACCATGTCGCTGTTTTTCCATCCCTCATACCTGTTGAAGGCTTGATCCAGGCTGTCACAGTCACAACAGCATCTGCTCCAAAAGATGTCACAGTCACAGCAACACATGGGGTCGTCTGGTTCTGGAGGTTTTAACTTCTCCCATTTCATGATGACCTGATAAAGATAACTTTGAGGCTGTCGCTTCAACACAGAGCGCCATCATTAATCATACAAACAGAATTACCAACAACTTTCAAAATGACATTCATCATAATGTTTTCTTCTCCTACTCACTGATGACAAAGAGGTTTGATTATTTGCTTTGTTGTCTTACATAAGACTCCATGCTCTGGTGTATGCAGCACACACATGGCAAGGTTAAAGGTCATTTTCAGATCATATGAAGCTGGATTGCATTCTTAAAtttcttgttttgttaaaatttgGAATAGATTGTGTCCAGGCTCTCTTTACACAGTTTGCCAAAATTTagatattttcatttctttaaatcaCACCTGAGGAATGAGCCAATATTCCAACTTTGAACGGATGTCACTTCTTGAAAAAGAGGGATTTTTAGCCTTAAAACTTTGACAGAAGGTCATGGCTGCTTACCTGGGAAGTCACTGTCTCTATACTGAATTAGTGCAAAATAACTTCACTCGTAAAAAATAATAtgtcaaattgaaaaaaaaacaaaaaacatttgtgtgatCAAATTTTGTTGGGGAAATGAATCTGAGATTGATTAGTCAGAGATTATGCttaactgttgtgtttttatagaTGACGGTGAAGGAACTGGCATCCCTgaatatttgaaatgtttaaatctgCGAGTCTGTCTTTGTGGTCAGACGAGACCAAACTGCtcggcagaaaaaaaaggaaccctTTACCTCTAATAGACAGTCATCACTGAAACATAACAGCTGGTCTGTTTTGCTGCAACAGCCTGAGGGGGAAATTATTTTAGGACATTGGATTACAACTAGAGCTTAAGTTGCTTTTTTCAGGTTTCTGCTGGTTCTCCAAACATGACAATGATGTTACGGTAATTGGTCTTAAAAAGTTTTAGTGGCTCAGATTTCAGTGTTGCAGAAGTTAAAATTCTCAACAGTGTGGATGAGCTCAAATTCTTCAGGAGACAAAAAAACTACGGTAAtagtattaattttttttttttgttttcaatcagAACATGGCTTAAACAACATCCTTAACTCGTTTgaaaccaaataaaatgtttattcttttgtagatgtgtaaaaattaaaaatgttgtctgaTGTAATGGGGGAAAGATTTCTCCTCTACTATAAAAAGCAAATCCTGGGTCACTGTGGATATTTTTTCAGTCCTATTTcagttatttacttttttttcttggtacATGCGTGTTAGGCGCAGGACCATACCACGCTGTGTGGAatgtgcgcatgtgtgtgtgtgagagatgtGCTTTGATGTGTATGTCTTCACGTTTTCTTGCTCCAGCTGCCTCAGAAGAAAGTAAAATATATACTCAGTTCAAGGAGAATAAAGTTATCAAAACAAAGATGGAGTCCTGGCTACTTCaagtaaaagtacattttgatTAATCTactaaaatgtaagaaaaaaaggtgatgaagatgattaTTGTAAACAAGTTGTTAATAATTTCACAAGATTCACTTAAAACATGTGACCCATTTAAAAATTGTCTGTTAAAGAAGGATAATCAGAAACTTTTGGTCATTAAATCTCAAGAgctttaaatgtaatttgttcCAACAAGGCCATTGTGTCTACAGGGACTGACTATATGGGCCAGGCAAAGTACAGCGATGTAGGTTTTCTTGAGACATTGTGGGTAAAATTTAGTTTTCTGCCCTGATTTACTGTTAATCTGTGATTGACTAACATTTGAATGGGGATCAGGATGAATAGTTAAAAATGTGAGAGAAAAACTATATAAATCAGCCTGTTATTGCCCATTTTGTGCttcaatttgtttcattttgtatGACTTTGAATCAGATGATTATAAATGAAtaccatttttaacaaaaatgattaattttcttAAGTCCAAGAGGTTAATAAAGAGAGGCGTTCACAAAActtcaatttaaaacaaaatttcttaCCTTCAAAGTCACAAAAACCTGATACAAGTTGCAAGTTTGGGGATCCTTAATGAACACAAGAGGTGAATACAGAAAATGACTCTGTGTCACAAAACTTCTTCTGTCAGTGGTTCAAGCAAAAAACGAGAAGAGCAGCCCCGTTTCTCATCAATCAGtcgggtttaaaaaaaagctaaatgacACGTTTCTGCCTTGCTGGAGCAAAAACGTGGAGTCAGTGCAGTGAGATGGTTGTCATTTCTTGGATTCCCATGGAGGAAGTGTCCCCAGAGATGCAACTTTAATTCCTCCTGAAAGGTGGCTCGATATTGAATAAGCAGCTCACTTTCTCAAAGGATGTCTTTCTCAGATAACAAATACTTTACAGGTTGTGCTCGCTTTTGCTTTGCAGCTTGCTTGGTAAATATAGGAGCTATCTCAACTGCTGGATTGGGAGCCAGGAGCCTTCCATGGCTTTCTGCGCAGGCGAGGTGTTCgaaaagctgcagctgttacAATCCACAATGAGCTGGATGAGGGTATGCATGAGAAACATGACAGGCACTCATAGATGAGAGAGTGAGCAATGATCTGCAGGGCAGCCCCACCCTCAGGGCTCATATTTCCTCCAATAAGCAATCTGACCTCGCTGCTTACCCTTAAAATGCTCTGCATGAGTCTGCATGTGTGGTCAGGGCACTAAAACTAATGTGTGCTCGTACTTTTACATCTCATTGCTTGCATTGCATTAGCAACCTCTGATAACCACAGTGAGAGTGGGGCTGAGTAATTTTTGTGGCAGCCAAAGCCTGTAGAAGAGTGGGCTAAGAATAGAGCCCTGTGGAACCCCAGACATAAGTCTCTGTTCACGAACAGTGAGCAATTGTAGCTGCTACACGTTTTTCAGCTTTTGATGTGATAAAGAACTAAAAAGATAATTGAatagatttttacttttattaatatttgatttaaaaataaactgtggTATTCCAGTTTCTCCCAATGCCATGCTAAGTACATTAGAAGCAAACTATTTTTCTTCAACTATCTGAACCttcactttatttatcccatAACATACAGTAACTAACCAGAATCAGCAActattccttctttttttttttttttacacataacaCTCATTTTAACTTGAGAACAGGAGACAGAGTGCATTATATTCTAAGACACGGATAATCTGAGCTTTTACAGCCCTTTAGTGTCTGTGTGTCTTGACTAACTGGATCAATGCAGGAAAGAGATGCAGTTCGAACTCCTGAGGGTTTGCTTCCATTAGTCTTAATGGAAGCCGGAACCTGAGATAACAGCTCTCAGCCAATTTGAGGGATGGAATGGTGGGTCAGCGCTAAACTACCACAGTGGGCTGAAGATTACACATCTGCAAGCTGCTGCATATGCAGCAACGTGTAGTGAGTAaattcagatgaggaaaaaagacGAGAGAAGATCAGAGGATGAAGTGTTCTGATCCAACAGACTGTAAAGCGAGACCTCTGGCTGCAATACGTTTTATGGGACAATAAGGT
The DNA window shown above is from Oryzias latipes chromosome 14, ASM223467v1 and carries:
- the LOC101160931 gene encoding palmitoyltransferase ZDHHC23-like isoform X2 encodes the protein MKWEKLKPPEPDDPMCCCDCDIFWSRCCCDCDSLDQAFNRWLKKKSHTSGFQSPVFGAVIDNLEISMIPALLLLPLLLRIAALHFLLGITILTALPGLVLWYYYATHRKKRRTIFFLTLALYSLGYLYYLFITEILPRGDVSQLQVCVVTAGMILTIVSLIHTKRGPGFVTASLYEASNRKKNIKEDFTYLEKCLQPAASCSMTSSELLKKEEAPSTKWSLCPVCKIIRPPRAGHCRSCGACVLRLDHHCICLVLRSLCPRQYLMTALFYCPGVYSQSSTALCFTCSWYSSIITGGLLYLLLAQILNISFNVTEREVQQALRSKKDQRGVLGLRIHSGEHSRGFFQNWVEFLTMAEAIVNVHSKLTDLV
- the LOC101160931 gene encoding palmitoyltransferase ZDHHC23-like isoform X1, which encodes MKWEKLKPPEPDDPMCCCDCDIFWSRCCCDCDSLDQAFNRWLKKKSHTSGFQSPVFGAVIDNLEISMIPALLLLPLLLRIAALHFLLGITILTALPGLVLWYYYATHRKKRRTIFFLTLALYSLGYLYYLFITEILPRGDVSQLQVCVVTAGMILTIVSLIHTKRGPGFVTASLYEASNRKKNIKEDFTYLEKCLQPAASCSMTSSELLKKEEAPSTKWSLCPVCKIIRPPRAGHCRSCGACVLRLDHHCIWINSCVGQANHRSFLLTLCVFVLTAVYGISLVLRSLCPRQYLMTALFYCPGVYSQSSTALCFTCSWYSSIITGGLLYLLLAQILNISFNVTEREVQQALRSKKDQRGVLGLRIHSGEHSRGFFQNWVEFLTMAEAIVNVHSKLTDLV